Part of the Limihaloglobus sulfuriphilus genome is shown below.
CCTCCGGAAGCTCACATTGGGGCGAAAATTCTGATGATACGGTTTCTCAGGCCTGTTCACAGTATTTGATGAACAGAAATGATGAAAAACCGTTCCTGATGGTCTGCTCTTTGATTCAGCCGCATGATATATGTGTCTGGCTGAGCCTGAATATGCACAAAAAAGACTCGCTTCCATATCCGGAAATCGCCGGAGAGCTTCCGCCCCTGCCCGCCAATTTTGCCCACAATCCCAATGAGGCAGGCCCGCATGTCCGGCTTCGCGAAAGCCAGCAGCCGGCGGAAGGCAGCTGGCAGGAGCTTGACTGGCGATATTACAGATGGGCGTATTACCGCCACGTAGAGATGGTTGACGCCCAGATACAAAGGGTCCTTGAGGCACTTGACCAGTCAGGGTACAGAGATGATACCATTATTATTTTCACTTCCGACCACGGCGAGGGCATGGGCGAGCATCAGATGGTCAGAAAAGATTTTCTCTATGATGCCTCGGCGAGGGTTCCTTTGATATTTAACTATCCCGGCAGAATCAAATCTTCTGTTGACAGGGATAATCTTGTCTCGGGTGTGGATATCACGCCTACGATATGTGATTTTGTCGGCGTTGAGCCGCCTGAACGCATGGTGGGTGTAAGCCTGAAAAATCTGCTTCTTGGCAAAGAGAATCATCTGCAAAGGCCGCTCGGCGATTTTATTGTTACTGAAATCGGAAGCACAAGCAGAAATTTAAATCAGACCGGCAGGATGGTTCGTTCCAAACGGTACAAATTCATCAAGTATTACAACGATGATAACGAGCTGCTGTTCGATATGAAAACAGATCCTGGTGAAACCAAAAATCTCGCAGCCGACCCGGCGTTTAAGAATATAATTGCCGAGCATAAAGACATGCTCCGCCGCTGGGAGAGGTCGCTTCAGATCGCTCCTCGCTTTGCTAAAGAGGGCGGCGATAAGTGGAAAGAAATTTAGAAAAGTTTTTTCATAAATCCGGCTTGAGATTTTGGCTAATGCGGGTATATTTTTAGATTGTGGATATAGAAAAAGGCAGTTTGCCTGTTATTTTAGTCTTTTAGAAAACGAGAGATATAACAATGCTGAAGAATATACCGTCAATATTAAGCCCAGAGCTGCTGAAAATTCTTATGGAAATGGGCCATGGTGATGAGATTGTTATCGCCGACGGCAATTTCCCCGCCGCATCACTTGCTCAAAGGCTTGTCCGTTTGGACGGGCACGGCGCGGTCGGCGTTCTCGAGGCAGTTCTCAAGCTGATGCCGCTGGATATCTATGTGGAAAAACCCGCCGCCTTGATGCAGGTTGTAGCCGGCGACACCGTTGAAACTCCTATCTGGGATGAATACGCAAGCATAATAAAGACCTCCGGCGAGAAATTTGACGGTTTTGAGCATATTGACCGTTTTGATTTCTATGACAGGGCAAAAGAAGCCTATGCCGTAGTTGCTACCGGCGAGAAGGCCTTATACGCGAATATAATCCTCAAAAAGGGCGTTGTTGCTTAGGATACGGGCCTGACTAAAATTCGGCCTGGGCGATCTGTGAGACGTGGCGAAACATAGCTCTAATTCTGGTGTCATAGCCGAGAAGGGCTGTTTCTGTATGATATAGCGTTGGTTTTATGCCGGCGCTTGTGATTTCGCGGTTGATGTCAGCGGTTCCCGCGGCTCCGAGCAGTTTCGGTGCGCTGTATATCACGGCCTCATCAGCGAGGTTGTCCTGCATAAACGCAGTCAGAAGCCTTGGACCGGCCTCAACAAGCAAACGCTGTATCTTGCGGCTTCCCAGCTCTTTGAGTACCGTCTGGAGCCTGATTTTACCATCTGCCGGCTCAATGCCCATCACTTCAATTCCCTTTTCTCGCAAAACAGGGGTCTTTTCGCTGTTTTTCTCCGCTTTGACTGAAGTTATGACCAGAACTGGAAATTCGCCGGCGGTTTTAACCATATTGCTCTCTATCGGGATTTTGAGCTCTCTGTCAAGTACCACACGCAGCGGTTTTTTTCCTTTGTCCGGCCGCGGGGTTAGCAGCGGGTCATCCGCAAGGAGTGTGCCCGTTCCGGTTAGTACCGCCTGGCAGCTTCGGCGGAGCTTGTGCACGTCTTTACGGGCAGCGTCACCGGAAATCCAGCGGTTTTCATCATTTATCTCCGCCGCGGCGAGTTTGCCGTCGAGAGTCTGCGCCCATTTGAGTATAACCCAGGGCAGGCCGGTTTTGCTGTATTTTATGAACGCCGGGTTTAGAAGCATCGCCTGTTTCCGGCATGTGCCTACTGATACCCTGATTCCGGCCTGCGAGAGGGCGGCAAGGCCTTTGCCGGCGACCTTGTCGGAGGGGTCTTCCATCGCGGCTATAACCTTGGCGGCTTTCGCGTTGATAATAGCGTCAGTGCAGGGGCCGGTTTTCCCGGTATGACAGCACGGCTCAAGGGTTACGCAAATGGTGGAGCCTGCCGGGTCATGGCCGTTTTTTAGACAGTCCTCGAGTGCGTTAATTTCAGCGTGAGGGCCGCCGTAATTTTTGTGCCAGCCGCGGCCGATTATCCTGTCGTCTTTAACGATAACGCAGCCTACCATTGGGTTTGGCTCTACATCGCCATAGCCTCTGCGTGCCAGCTCAAGTGCCAGCTCCATATATTTTTTGTTAGACTTTGCCATCAGTCAAAAAGCCCTCTCTTGCCGATTGGTGTTGTTTTGGTTTTGTCTGCCTGCCGCGGCGGCGGATTATCCTCCGGTTCGTTCGGTATCGCTATCAGATCTTCTTCGGAGATGATCTTTATTCCGAGTTTTTCTGCTTTGGTCAGCTTACTGCCGGCGTTTTCGCCTGCTACAAGAATGTCAGTTTTCGCGCTGACTGATGAAGAAGGTTTGCCGCCGTTTTTGCGTATGAATTCCTTAACGCTCTCACGGGTAAAATGGTTCAGACTGCCGGTAACGACAATTGTTAAACCGGCCAGAGCCCTGGATTTACTGCTTTCCTGTGCAACTGTGTTTACCCCGGCTGACTTGAGCCGCTGGATAAGTGCCAGGTTTTTTTCATTGTGAAAGAAATCATATATGCTTTGTGCCATAACCGGGCCTATCTGATCAATATCCTCGATTTCTTCTAACTCCGCATCAATAAGTTTATCCAGTGAACCAAAGTGAGAAGCCAGTATCTCAGCTGACTGGCCGCCGACATGCCTGATGCCCAGAGCGGCTATCAGCCGCCACAGAGGGCGGTCTTTGCTTTCGTTTATGGCGGCGGTAATGTTGGCAGCGCTTTTTTCTCCGAGCCGCTCAAGTGCCGCCAACTGCCCGGCTTGCAGACTGTAAAGATCGGCAAAATCGCAGACAAGCCCTTTTTCAATGAGCTGGTCTATTACCGACGGGCCCAGGTTATCAATATTCATCTGCCCCCGCCCGACAAAATAAATGAGCCTTTCACGCAGCTTTGCAGGGCAGTGCGGGTTTGTGCATCTGATGTAAACGCCGTTTTCATCTTTCTTTACATCACCGCCGCAGACGGGGCATTTTTTCGGTACCTCGACAGTACCCGACTCTTCGCGGCGGTGTTCGGTCAGTACTTTAACTACCTGGGGGATTATTTCACCGGCTTTTTCAACCAGCACCCTGTCGCCGATCCGCACATCAAGCCTTGCCAGCTCATCAAAATTATGCAGACTTGCCCGTTTTACTGTCGTGCCGGCCAGCGGCACCGGCTCAAGGTTTGCCACCGGTGTCAGCGTGCCGGTCTTGCCGACCTGTACATCTACACTGA
Proteins encoded:
- a CDS encoding sulfatase, which encodes MKNKINRRDLIKTGITAGAAASIVAGCSRLNYAGSGSSGRPNILVIMTDQQHVDTIRSAGCKYLKTPGLDRLYQSGTSFANSYTTNPVCIPARSSLWTGRMPSETGMWFNSARAGNVEPGMPNIGQWLREKGGYDTVYAGKWHVPQCHTYNIPGFEVLASGSSHWGENSDDTVSQACSQYLMNRNDEKPFLMVCSLIQPHDICVWLSLNMHKKDSLPYPEIAGELPPLPANFAHNPNEAGPHVRLRESQQPAEGSWQELDWRYYRWAYYRHVEMVDAQIQRVLEALDQSGYRDDTIIIFTSDHGEGMGEHQMVRKDFLYDASARVPLIFNYPGRIKSSVDRDNLVSGVDITPTICDFVGVEPPERMVGVSLKNLLLGKENHLQRPLGDFIVTEIGSTSRNLNQTGRMVRSKRYKFIKYYNDDNELLFDMKTDPGETKNLAADPAFKNIIAEHKDMLRRWERSLQIAPRFAKEGGDKWKEI
- the ribD gene encoding bifunctional diaminohydroxyphosphoribosylaminopyrimidine deaminase/5-amino-6-(5-phosphoribosylamino)uracil reductase RibD: MAKSNKKYMELALELARRGYGDVEPNPMVGCVIVKDDRIIGRGWHKNYGGPHAEINALEDCLKNGHDPAGSTICVTLEPCCHTGKTGPCTDAIINAKAAKVIAAMEDPSDKVAGKGLAALSQAGIRVSVGTCRKQAMLLNPAFIKYSKTGLPWVILKWAQTLDGKLAAAEINDENRWISGDAARKDVHKLRRSCQAVLTGTGTLLADDPLLTPRPDKGKKPLRVVLDRELKIPIESNMVKTAGEFPVLVITSVKAEKNSEKTPVLREKGIEVMGIEPADGKIRLQTVLKELGSRKIQRLLVEAGPRLLTAFMQDNLADEAVIYSAPKLLGAAGTADINREITSAGIKPTLYHTETALLGYDTRIRAMFRHVSQIAQAEF
- the ligA gene encoding NAD-dependent DNA ligase LigA, with translation MKKAAERISQLRELIRRHDYCYYVLNKPEIADYDYDMLFKELEQLEHENPELVTPDSPTQRISAALTKGFEQLRHKTPMLSIDNTYNEGEIRDFDASVRKSLNIDKCSYVVEPKIDGLAISINYTNGLYTSAITRGDGETGDNVTANVKTIRSVPLSLTGANIPETLEVRGEIYMPKAAFVSLNELREEAGQPPFANPRNAAAGSLKLLDPRITAGRNLAFFCYWADISEANDITSHYETLEEIKKLGFPVNRTIKLANGIDEAIDQCRQWDKKRFGLDYQIDGMVIKVDSLRYQKMLGFTGRAPRWCVAFKFPAERAETKVVSVDVQVGKTGTLTPVANLEPVPLAGTTVKRASLHNFDELARLDVRIGDRVLVEKAGEIIPQVVKVLTEHRREESGTVEVPKKCPVCGGDVKKDENGVYIRCTNPHCPAKLRERLIYFVGRGQMNIDNLGPSVIDQLIEKGLVCDFADLYSLQAGQLAALERLGEKSAANITAAINESKDRPLWRLIAALGIRHVGGQSAEILASHFGSLDKLIDAELEEIEDIDQIGPVMAQSIYDFFHNEKNLALIQRLKSAGVNTVAQESSKSRALAGLTIVVTGSLNHFTRESVKEFIRKNGGKPSSSVSAKTDILVAGENAGSKLTKAEKLGIKIISEEDLIAIPNEPEDNPPPRQADKTKTTPIGKRGLFD
- a CDS encoding RbsD/FucU family protein: MLKNIPSILSPELLKILMEMGHGDEIVIADGNFPAASLAQRLVRLDGHGAVGVLEAVLKLMPLDIYVEKPAALMQVVAGDTVETPIWDEYASIIKTSGEKFDGFEHIDRFDFYDRAKEAYAVVATGEKALYANIILKKGVVA